The genomic window TGGCGCTCCGCATGGATGCGGAAGTCACTTTCCTGATGTTGGTGGAGATGACCTTTCCGCAACGGGCCTTCCTGGATGTCAAGAGAAACTCCCTGCACCGGCTCGAGGATCGGGTAAGCAAAACGATGAGCGATTTTGCCGCTCAATTTTTACATGACGGAATCCCGGTGAGCGTTGCTCTGCGGGTCGGAGATCCCACCCAGGAGTTCCTGAAGTTCCTGGCCGAAAAACCGCCCTTTCAGGCCGTCATCTGGGGGAGCGGCGAAGACCTTCCGGAAAGCGGAGGATCCCAGCGGACCCACTGGCTGAAAAAACTCGCGGGAACCCTGGAGTGTTCCCTGTTGACGGTTAGCAGGAGACGGAGAGGCCCGGATTACCGGAAAGGGAGAAGGCCGAAATAACGCTTCAAGAGGAAAGGTGTATTCATGCAGTCATTGACGAACGAAATGATCCTGGTCATGGGAATAATCGGATTAGCGGTCTTCCTGTTCGTGGTGGAATGGGTGAGGGTGGACGTGGTGGCTATCCTTATGATGGTGATTTTGCCTCTCCTCCACCTGGTGACCCCCAAGGAGGCCTTCATCGGGTTGAGCAGTAATGCGGTGGTTTCCATCATCGCGGTGATCATCATAGGCGCAGGACTTGACAAGACGGGGATTATCAACAAGCTGGTGGCTCCAATCCTGCGCGTGGCGGGAAGGAGCCAGTCCCGCATCGTAATCGCCATATCTTTGACCGTTGCGGGGATTTCGAGCTTCATGCAGAATATCGGGGCCGCCGCCCTGTTTCTCCCCGCGATCCAACGCATCAGCAAATCCCTGAAGATCCCGATCAGCCGCCTCCTGATGCCCATCGGGTTCA from Deltaproteobacteria bacterium includes these protein-coding regions:
- a CDS encoding universal stress protein, whose amino-acid sequence is MFQRTLVVFENEKVCTEALRYARELALRMDAEVTFLMLVEMTFPQRAFLDVKRNSLHRLEDRVSKTMSDFAAQFLHDGIPVSVALRVGDPTQEFLKFLAEKPPFQAVIWGSGEDLPESGGSQRTHWLKKLAGTLECSLLTVSRRRRGPDYRKGRRPK